The stretch of DNA ATCCAAGCACTTATTGGCTATAAGAACTGAGTCAAGTATCTCCGAACAAAAGCATTATGAGGTTTTGGAATAATTTGCTCCATTACCAAGTTTAATCGATTAGCAAGAATTttcgaaataattttataaactccACTCATCATGCttataggaaaaaaatcaaaattaatgaaaaagaaaaatgatcgTTCGATATATCATATAAGTCTTTCCATGCAGGTTGATGGATTTGAACAGGATAAGAAAGTGGTTGTTATTGCGGCAACAAATTGAAAGCAAGACCTCGATCCTGCTTTAATTAGGTTAGTTGGAGCACATTTTCCCCTTGTAGTTGACAAGTGTACCGAGATCTGTCTAGAATatgttttaacttttgttttatCTATGTTATTTCAGTCGCTTTGATTCAATGATTACTTTTGGCTTACATGATCGGCAAAATCGTCAGGAAATAGCTGCTCAGTTTGCAAAGCACCTAACAAAAAGTGGATTAGAAGAATTTGACAAGTGTACCGAGATCTGTCTAGAATAAATTCAATGTATAGTGCAGAAGAAATGTtgttataaataagtaattttattattcattaactccaaatatcatattttatttttatttttatttttattttttattttttttatttttaaattaattaattttctttactcATCGttcataaacaaaaatttaaaaaattatatataatttgcgGTATGATAATAATGAGCAATTGTTGTAAGTTAAAAGGCATAGAGGGTGTGTACACAATACTTAAAGTGTGAACACGGCTTAGACCTCGTGTTCACCGACTGACCCACCCAGCGGTGCCTCCCGCGCCACGATCCCGCACTCATAAACAGGGagacgaagagagagagatcaataTTACCAGAACTCATAAGCATCCATGGCGGTTTTGGGGCGTCTTGTGAGAATGGCTCGGGCATGGCGTGCTGTTGCCTCACCGAAAAACGTAACCCATCGAAGTCCTTGTTCGCCTGTCCTTCCTCGCCGCTTTTACCACCGTGCGCTTCCCTCCCTCTTCACCTCGatcatttttgttgattttttttttttttaacttatgtttataattttcgtTATCCGTGTGATTTTAACGCCCATTTTGTGTTtgaaattgtatttaaaaaattgcatcttttgttttttcgttTCGAATTGGTTATGCAAGAAGCCGGTTGTGCCACTTGACTCTGTCACACTCACACTTGTAGATCACACTGAGTTTCTACTAGATATGGTGGCTTTGCGTATTTTTATACACTTGAAAGTGTTATAGGTTCAGTTAAAGTAATGTTCAAATTTTTTCACATTGTCTTAATTCTCTCTGCTTTTATTGAATAAGATGCtgattattgttatataattggtaattttataattagtagCGAAATATGTAGGGTCTGCTGAGCACCAGAGTCATTCTAATGCATCTGAAGTTCTACCACACAGATCGGCACCTGATGCTTGGAGACCGTATTCTATATTTCCAGCCATTTTGGCTGGTTTGTTTGGAGTTGGAGTGCTAGACATGGCTTACTCAGATGGTGATGAGGTTTGtgtaaattaatttcttttcatgtgttTCCTTTGTTGGTAATAAGACATCAACAGCAAAAATGTTCCCTCGAtctatcattttcatttaaaaaaaaaaaagcaactaGTGCTGCACGAATTCCCCgtttgtatgtgtgtgtgtgtgtttttgcGTGAGTTTCTTGACACTTGTGCACTCCACGAGTACTTTCTATGTTGAAGCTGCattttttgaattgatttaCTGTGAACTTAGCTTTCTCCAGGTTCCTGCCAAACCTCCTTTGCCATCAGAATCTTCTCCAGGGCATGTGGACTTGGAGGAAATTGCCAAGAGAGAAAGACAGCGGATTGAAGAGTTGCTTAGAAGTAAAGGAATGCAACATGGTTATTATCCCCGCTTTACTGTTGCCGTTAAGGGCCAACAGGTTGTTGCATTTACTCCTATAGAATATTAGGGCTTTAAGTGTGGGTTATCTAACGCTGTCTGTTTAATACTACTTGTAAACTCATTTAGCTGTAAGcgtttatatttctttaatcttggggaacataaaatattactaatgTCGAAGGAAAAACTTAGTTAAAAAAGGAATTCTTCTACTCCCACTATATCATGAGATGCAAAATTCTTATCTTGGAGTCATATCATGGCAAAGCCATCTTAAATTGCTTCTCTaagattacttataaaaaaaaactgcttcTCTAAGATGACCACTTTCTTTGAGATCATCTCTTATCCCTTCAACTTTGTATCTAGTTAATTGTTGGAAGTGAAGTCTTTggtaaaatttatatgaggttGAAATACATTCTCTTTAATTGCAAAGTAAGTCTTGACATGGTTTCTTTTCAAGTAAAATAGCAAGAAAAGCTGTTGGCAGATTTTATGCGTttgatatagattttttttcaattttaactcAAGTTTAAATGGCAGAAATCATCTATGAGagagttttttccttttgtgtaaAATCCATAATATGGAAGTATTTCAAGATATATTTAACATAAGCATATGTTGCATTATAGGTCACCATCAAATTCCAAGTCCCTCCTGCTTGTGAAGTTTCTCAAATGATTGCAAACCTTGTTTCACATCTTGGAGTGAGAGTTGAAGACCGTGGTGGTGGTTCAGATATGTCATTGCGTGTTTGGGACAGGTGAGTTAGCATTAAGTGTCCTTCAGTTTTCTTTTTGCCCTTATTAATTGTGAGCTTTGGCCCTATGTCGCAGTCAATTAAATGATTGTATCTGTGTTTAAGTCATGGGCATTAGTTGAAGTGtattaaataatgttttctGGTGACTGATTTATTGCAGTGCAGTTGCTTGGCAACTAACACTTACTCATCCAGAGAAAAAGATGGAAATTAAAGGGAATGTGGGGGATTCAAAAGATATAAATTCACATGATGGAGATCTATGCATCCTCATATTTCATTCGCTCATTAGCTCAGAAAAAGCTGTTAGTAGTCATCTTTCTAGCTGATGAAACCATTATTCTACGACGTTTCTATCTCTGCTTTCTAGCATTTCTTATatatcacaaataaaaaaaaaatagtcaattATGAGAAATTCTTAGTGGTTAGCATAACTTGCAGGAAATTGAATTCATGAAGAAAGGGAGCTTGAGCCCCAAAGAGCTAGATGCTTTGGTATCTGTTTTAGAATTAGCTGGTGGAAAGTTGAAACAAAATAAGACCTTAGAAAGAAAACCCAGGGAAGGTAATGCAATGGTGCCGTCTGCAGAAAAATCAGTTGCTAGTCTTGAGTCCATGGGAATTAGAATATATGGACTCAATGaagcccgtggttactcctcaAACAGTGAGATATCATGGGACACTATTGCTGGATACAATCAGCAAAAAAGGTATGCGAGGACTTGGGTGTGTTGCATTCATTGTtgttacttttttattcaaaatttgtaCCCTATTCTGTTTGTAACAGGCAATGAAAACTTGAAGCACTATAATCATAATGATGTAGGATCTCATGGCCCATGTTTAAGAATATGCAACCAGTAACAAACATATTCAGTTATTTGcttttttaagaattatttttcttctaacaATTTGAAGTAGATTATGGCTGCTGATTCACATAATGAATTATATAGATAGCAATGTGATGTAGAAGTTTAAATGAGACAAGAGGTAGAGCAGAATATTAAgagaatagagaagagaaaagaacgagagaggagggagggaggagaagaagacAATCGGGACTGAAGGGGGCGGCTAGCGCATCAGTTTTTCCATTCAAATCAACTGACTACAAAATTCCTtcaaatgtctt from Juglans regia cultivar Chandler chromosome 4, Walnut 2.0, whole genome shotgun sequence encodes:
- the LOC108981541 gene encoding probable 26S proteasome regulatory subunit 10B — protein: MAVLGRLVRMARAWRAVASPKNVTHRSPCSPVLPRRFYHRSAEHQSHSNASEVLPHRSAPDAWRPYSIFPAILAGLFGVGVLDMAYSDGDEVPAKPPLPSESSPGHVDLEEIAKRERQRIEELLRSKGMQHGYYPRFTVAVKGQQVTIKFQVPPACEVSQMIANLVSHLGVRVEDRGGGSDMSLRVWDSAVAWQLTLTHPEKKMEIKGNVGDSKDINSHDGDLCILIFHSLISSEKAEIEFMKKGSLSPKELDALVSVLELAGGKLKQNKTLERKPREGNAMVPSAEKSVASLESMGIRIYGLNEARGYSSNSEISWDTIAGYNQQKREIEDTILLALHSPEVYDDIARGTRRKFESNRPRAVLFEGPPGTGKTSCARVIANQAGVPLLYVPLEVVMSKYYGESERLLGKVFSLANELPNGAIIFLDEIDSFAVARDNEMHEATRRILSVLLRQIDGFEQDKKVVVIAATNRKQDLDPALISRFDSMITFGLPDRQNRQEIAAQYAKHLTKSELEEFSAVTEEMSGRDIRDVCQQAERSWASKIIRGQACKDGEKEGSLPPLQEYIESAMTRRKALLSIIADQKIQDSNPLKKNPQLDFMSMKVVD